The following coding sequences lie in one Dehalobacter sp. 12DCB1 genomic window:
- a CDS encoding adenylate cyclase, whose protein sequence is MVFVWELEIVGLEIERKYLVHQHLLPELKEGERMIQGYLSEKPSVRFRIKGNKMVLTIKDYYTKNRRFELDTPAKEVTEEEVRKLMSLAISPPIIKTRYTVKSRQGLIWEIDVYEEENTGLITVDVEIPQEDYPLEFPEWVVGDREITGEKRYTNLNLGRKPYATWADLAE, encoded by the coding sequence ATGGTATTCGTATGGGAGTTGGAGATAGTGGGACTGGAGATCGAACGCAAGTATCTTGTTCATCAGCATCTTCTGCCGGAACTGAAGGAAGGGGAACGGATGATTCAGGGTTATCTTTCGGAGAAACCATCGGTCAGATTCAGAATCAAGGGGAATAAAATGGTGTTGACAATCAAGGATTATTATACGAAAAACAGGCGGTTTGAGTTGGACACTCCGGCCAAGGAAGTAACGGAGGAAGAAGTTCGGAAGCTTATGTCCCTGGCAATAAGCCCGCCGATCATTAAGACGAGATATACAGTGAAAAGCCGTCAGGGGTTAATCTGGGAGATTGATGTTTATGAGGAGGAGAATACCGGATTGATTACTGTGGATGTAGAAATTCCGCAGGAAGACTATCCGCTTGAATTTCCGGAATGGGTTGTCGGTGATCGTGAAATAACCGGCGAGAAGCGCTATACGAATCTTAATCTTGGCAGGAAGCCTTATGCAACGTGGGCAGATTTAGCCGAATAA